A single window of Granulicella mallensis MP5ACTX8 DNA harbors:
- a CDS encoding 4-hydroxy-3-methylbut-2-enyl diphosphate reductase, with translation MNAATLAPEDINQNVTGSPAKRVLLLKPRGFCAGVVRAVDIVKIALDTFGAPIYVRKEIVHNSYVVNDLAGKGAIFVNELDEVPAGARVIYSAHGVSPAVREHAKERGLKVIDATCPLVTKVHVEAIKFAKQGYSLVLVGHRDHEEVEGTQGEAPTVTQVVSTVEEVAALVVPDPNKVAYLTQTTLSLDEARYMIEALKKKFPNIVGPHAQDICYATENRQTAVKNVAHGADVVLVVGSRNSSNSNRLVEVSQNLGTNSYLIDKAEDIRAEWIENVSTVAITAGASAPEILVQDVVQYLQGKGYGSVEEVEVMPENVRFGLPPEIVQAIASAPPIARDVTA, from the coding sequence GTGAATGCAGCCACCCTTGCTCCCGAAGATATTAACCAGAACGTAACCGGTTCCCCGGCGAAACGCGTCCTCCTGCTGAAGCCCCGCGGCTTCTGCGCGGGAGTGGTTCGAGCCGTGGATATCGTAAAAATTGCCCTGGATACCTTTGGCGCGCCGATCTATGTCCGCAAGGAGATCGTGCATAACAGCTACGTGGTGAACGATCTTGCCGGCAAAGGCGCTATCTTCGTCAACGAGTTGGACGAGGTTCCGGCCGGCGCACGCGTCATCTACTCGGCGCACGGCGTCTCTCCGGCGGTTCGCGAGCATGCCAAGGAGCGCGGCCTGAAGGTCATCGACGCGACCTGCCCGCTGGTTACCAAGGTTCACGTAGAAGCCATCAAGTTCGCCAAACAGGGCTATTCGCTCGTTCTCGTCGGCCATCGCGACCACGAAGAGGTTGAGGGTACCCAGGGTGAGGCCCCGACCGTAACGCAGGTCGTTTCAACGGTTGAAGAGGTTGCAGCGCTGGTGGTGCCCGATCCGAACAAGGTGGCCTACCTGACGCAGACGACGCTTTCGCTCGATGAAGCCCGTTACATGATCGAGGCTTTGAAGAAGAAGTTCCCCAACATCGTTGGGCCGCATGCGCAGGACATCTGCTACGCCACAGAGAACCGTCAGACAGCCGTGAAGAACGTCGCACACGGCGCGGACGTGGTTCTGGTGGTCGGCTCGCGGAACAGCTCGAACTCCAATCGCCTCGTCGAAGTCTCGCAGAACCTGGGAACGAACTCCTACCTGATTGATAAGGCAGAGGATATCCGGGCGGAGTGGATTGAAAACGTTTCGACTGTTGCCATTACGGCAGGTGCCTCCGCGCCTGAGATTCTGGTGCAGGATGTCGTTCAGTATTTGCAGGGTAAGGGATACGGATCGGTAGAAGAAGTCGAAGTGATGCCGGAGAATGTACGTTTCGGCCTGCCGCCGGAGATTGTGCAGGCGATCGCCTCCGCGCCTCCGATAGCGAGAGACGTCACGGCATAA
- the recN gene encoding DNA repair protein RecN, producing the protein MLLELRAENYAVIDHAVAVFGPGLNLLTGETGAGKSILIDALVLLLGGKASSDLVRFGAEKAVLGCVFESTIGADAILERNGIDPESGEILLRREIGANGKGRVFINNQPATVGVLRQLAPELALVHAQSETLIAFDAEQQRLLLDRFGDLSSEEVANAFDVWRGLRTQIEELRNAEQDRMRLVDLWSFQSREIEATGLTDAEEDTQLEAEKRVLANAERLLTGANAAQELLYEGETSAESLLGAALRHVEDLARFDEQFRETAQQLASAKAGVEDATSALRKFAGEISASPERLGEIEDRLAALDRLKRKYGATLGEVMSFGAEVAGRLAELENRDARLRELEAQLATAAKAYEAAAHRLSEERVAAARKLGKVAERQINELAMQARFAVDVVSDKAATAWAAHGWDSVECRIATNPGEPVKPLTEIASGGEMSRVMLALKVSVEEGAAAAAKRKRTALPRTLVFDEIDIGIGGRAAEAVGQKLKTLSRAQQVLCITHLPQIAAFADQHFLIEKSERRGRTQTGVRQMERPERVEEIARMLSGANLTETSLRHAEQMLASSV; encoded by the coding sequence ATGCTGCTGGAACTGCGCGCTGAAAACTACGCCGTAATCGACCACGCGGTCGCGGTCTTTGGCCCCGGCCTGAACCTGCTGACGGGTGAAACCGGTGCTGGCAAGTCGATCCTGATCGACGCCCTGGTGCTGTTGCTTGGAGGCAAAGCCTCCAGCGATCTCGTGCGCTTTGGCGCGGAGAAGGCGGTGCTGGGCTGCGTCTTCGAATCGACGATCGGCGCGGATGCGATCCTCGAGCGCAATGGCATCGACCCGGAGTCGGGAGAGATTCTTCTGCGGCGCGAGATTGGCGCAAACGGCAAGGGCCGCGTGTTTATTAATAATCAACCGGCGACGGTGGGAGTGCTGCGGCAGCTTGCGCCGGAGTTGGCGCTTGTTCACGCGCAGTCCGAGACGCTGATTGCCTTCGATGCCGAACAGCAGCGGTTGCTGCTGGACCGGTTTGGCGATCTCAGCTCCGAGGAGGTTGCGAACGCCTTCGACGTTTGGAGGGGACTCCGTACGCAGATCGAAGAGCTGCGCAACGCCGAGCAGGACCGCATGCGTCTTGTAGACCTGTGGAGCTTCCAGTCGCGCGAGATTGAGGCTACCGGTCTTACCGACGCGGAGGAAGATACGCAGTTAGAGGCAGAGAAGCGTGTGCTGGCCAATGCCGAGCGGCTTCTGACCGGCGCGAACGCCGCACAGGAGCTGCTGTACGAAGGCGAGACCTCGGCGGAGTCGCTGCTGGGAGCCGCGCTGCGACACGTCGAAGATCTGGCGCGGTTTGACGAGCAGTTCCGCGAGACGGCGCAGCAACTGGCGTCGGCCAAGGCGGGCGTTGAAGATGCGACTTCCGCGCTGCGCAAGTTTGCGGGGGAGATCTCGGCTTCTCCGGAGCGGCTGGGTGAGATCGAAGACCGCCTGGCGGCGCTGGACCGGCTGAAGCGCAAGTACGGCGCGACGCTGGGCGAGGTGATGAGCTTTGGCGCGGAGGTTGCGGGCAGGCTGGCAGAGCTGGAGAATCGCGATGCGAGGCTGCGGGAGCTGGAAGCCCAGCTTGCGACTGCGGCGAAAGCCTACGAGGCCGCCGCGCACCGCCTGAGCGAAGAGCGGGTAGCGGCTGCGCGGAAGCTGGGCAAGGTGGCGGAGCGGCAGATCAACGAACTCGCGATGCAGGCCCGGTTTGCGGTGGATGTGGTCTCCGATAAAGCTGCAACGGCCTGGGCGGCACATGGTTGGGACAGCGTCGAGTGCCGTATAGCGACCAATCCTGGTGAGCCGGTGAAGCCGTTGACGGAGATCGCGTCGGGTGGCGAGATGTCCCGCGTGATGCTGGCGCTGAAAGTTTCAGTGGAAGAGGGCGCTGCCGCGGCGGCTAAACGCAAGCGTACGGCGCTGCCGCGAACACTGGTGTTTGATGAGATCGACATCGGCATCGGCGGCAGGGCGGCGGAGGCCGTTGGGCAGAAGTTGAAGACGCTGTCGCGGGCTCAACAGGTGTTGTGTATTACGCATCTGCCGCAGATTGCAGCCTTTGCGGATCAGCACTTCCTGATCGAGAAGTCGGAGCGGCGCGGGAGGACGCAGACGGGGGTTCGCCAGATGGAGCGCCCGGAACGCGTGGAGGAGATTGCGCGCATGCTTTCGGGCGCGAACCTGACGGAGACCTCGTTGCGCCATGCGGAGCAGATGCTGGCGTCGAGCGTATAG
- the shc gene encoding squalene--hopene cyclase codes for MSTTPINPSNPGGTAPKQPRFGRLDMAMDLVIGGINRSVEWLMGEQEEPGYWCGELEADSMLEADYIFMHTLLGSGDRGKMERCINEILRHQNADGGWSLYPGGPSNVHYGVKCYLALKLMGWSADDPVLVRARENVLSLGGVVECNTFTKIYLCALGQYDYDAVPAVPPEMLLFPNWFYFNIYEISSWSRGILVPLSVIYSTKPFKKLPPEQGIDELFVGGRANADLHLRWNKKKFFSWSNFFLMLDRMMHWAERIHIRPLRKIALKKAEKWMLDRFEMSDGLGAIYPAMMNSIIALRYLGYSEDDPQFIRAMDEFEKLGIEEPEVPDANPARFRMQPCMSPVWDTAYAVFALGEAGVPKDDPRLLKAADWMLSKEVRHKGDWAVKVKNVEPGGWYFEFNNEFYPDVDDSAQVLLALNCVQNPRERYQYEVSQRALNWIFAMQCKNGGWASFDKDNTKQIFESIPFADHNAMIDPPTVDITGRILEMLSGYGFTRSDKRVEKAVQFILKGQEPDGSWFGRWGVNYLYGTFLVLRGLEAIGYSYLEPAVQQAAEWIRMVQNTDGGWGETCGTYDDPNQRGVGPSTPSQTAWAILGLLAANDTRSDSVAKGIRWLIERQHEDGSWDELMPGRNGESYYTGTGFPRVFYLGYHLYKQYFPLLALTTYRKALEREQAEA; via the coding sequence ATGAGTACAACACCGATCAATCCGAGTAATCCGGGGGGTACGGCTCCAAAGCAGCCACGGTTCGGCCGGCTCGACATGGCCATGGACCTTGTCATTGGTGGCATCAACCGGTCGGTTGAATGGCTGATGGGCGAGCAGGAAGAGCCAGGCTACTGGTGCGGAGAGCTTGAAGCCGACTCGATGCTCGAGGCGGACTATATCTTCATGCATACGCTGCTGGGGTCTGGCGACCGCGGCAAGATGGAGCGGTGCATCAACGAGATTCTGCGCCACCAGAACGCCGATGGCGGATGGAGCCTGTATCCCGGCGGTCCGTCGAATGTGCACTACGGCGTGAAGTGCTATCTCGCGCTGAAGCTGATGGGCTGGAGCGCCGACGATCCGGTGTTGGTGCGGGCGCGTGAGAACGTGCTTTCGCTGGGTGGCGTGGTCGAGTGCAATACCTTCACCAAGATCTATCTCTGCGCGCTGGGTCAGTACGACTATGACGCGGTTCCGGCTGTTCCGCCGGAGATGCTGCTGTTTCCGAACTGGTTCTACTTCAATATCTACGAGATCAGCTCGTGGTCGCGCGGCATTCTGGTGCCGTTGTCGGTCATCTACTCGACCAAGCCGTTCAAGAAGCTGCCGCCTGAGCAGGGTATCGACGAGCTGTTCGTCGGCGGCCGCGCCAATGCCGACCTGCATCTGCGCTGGAACAAGAAGAAGTTCTTCTCCTGGAGTAACTTCTTCCTGATGCTCGATCGCATGATGCACTGGGCTGAGCGTATCCACATTCGCCCGCTGCGCAAGATCGCGCTGAAGAAGGCTGAGAAGTGGATGCTGGACCGGTTCGAGATGTCGGATGGGTTGGGCGCTATCTATCCCGCAATGATGAACTCCATCATTGCGCTACGCTACCTGGGCTACTCAGAAGACGATCCGCAGTTCATCCGCGCGATGGACGAGTTCGAGAAGCTGGGCATTGAAGAGCCCGAGGTTCCGGATGCAAACCCGGCACGTTTCCGCATGCAGCCTTGCATGTCACCCGTATGGGACACCGCATATGCGGTCTTCGCGTTGGGCGAGGCGGGTGTTCCCAAGGACGATCCCCGGCTGCTCAAGGCTGCCGACTGGATGCTGTCCAAAGAAGTGCGGCACAAGGGCGACTGGGCGGTCAAGGTCAAGAACGTCGAGCCCGGCGGTTGGTACTTCGAGTTCAATAACGAGTTTTATCCCGACGTCGACGATTCGGCGCAGGTGCTGCTGGCCCTGAACTGCGTTCAGAACCCTCGCGAGCGCTACCAGTACGAGGTCTCGCAGCGGGCGTTGAACTGGATCTTCGCGATGCAATGCAAGAACGGCGGCTGGGCTTCGTTCGACAAGGACAACACGAAGCAGATCTTCGAGTCGATCCCGTTTGCCGACCATAACGCGATGATCGATCCGCCGACGGTCGACATCACCGGGCGCATCCTGGAGATGCTCTCCGGCTACGGCTTCACGCGCAGTGATAAGCGCGTGGAGAAGGCGGTCCAGTTCATCCTCAAGGGGCAGGAGCCGGATGGCTCGTGGTTTGGCCGCTGGGGCGTCAACTATCTCTACGGAACATTCCTGGTCCTGCGCGGGCTGGAGGCGATCGGGTACTCGTACCTGGAGCCGGCAGTGCAGCAGGCGGCGGAGTGGATCCGCATGGTGCAGAACACCGACGGTGGATGGGGCGAGACCTGCGGCACCTATGACGATCCGAACCAGCGTGGCGTTGGGCCTTCTACGCCCTCGCAGACGGCCTGGGCGATCCTCGGATTGCTGGCTGCGAACGATACCCGTTCGGACTCGGTAGCCAAGGGAATTCGCTGGTTGATCGAGCGTCAGCATGAGGACGGCTCGTGGGATGAGCTGATGCCGGGCCGCAATGGCGAGAGCTATTACACCGGAACGGGCTTCCCTCGCGTCTTCTACCTGGGGTATCACCTGTACAAGCAGTACTTCCCGCTGTTGGCGCTGACGACGTATCGCAAGGCGCTCGAGCGTGAACAAGCCGAAGCCTAA
- a CDS encoding MotA/TolQ/ExbB proton channel family protein yields MTVLTLALLLQDATPDQLGPPPVAAHSGAIAEMLHNSGPTALTVLGILLLASIFSWAIMLSKWRSFGAANKQNRRFVRAFRKSGRLSEIAAVADQFRPSPLVTVFHEIHDEYQRQSGGRGTPPNPQAMERAAQTASSEAVTIMERRMTWLATIAQSATFVGLFGTVMGIVDAFHGLGTAGAATLRAVAPGISEALITTAAGLVVAIPALVGYNQLTARLREFAARCDDFGRELLNAIENAALLPPPAPPVQEEPRRRTL; encoded by the coding sequence ATGACTGTGCTCACACTCGCTCTACTCCTGCAGGACGCAACACCCGACCAACTCGGCCCGCCTCCCGTTGCGGCGCACTCCGGTGCAATCGCCGAAATGCTGCACAACAGCGGACCCACGGCCCTGACCGTGCTCGGGATTCTCCTGCTGGCCAGCATCTTTTCCTGGGCCATCATGCTCTCGAAGTGGAGAAGCTTCGGTGCCGCCAACAAGCAGAACCGCCGCTTCGTCCGGGCGTTCCGCAAGTCGGGGCGCTTGAGCGAGATCGCCGCTGTCGCCGACCAGTTCCGGCCCAGCCCGCTCGTCACCGTCTTCCATGAGATCCACGACGAGTACCAGCGCCAGAGCGGAGGCCGCGGCACACCGCCCAATCCCCAGGCCATGGAACGCGCCGCGCAGACCGCCTCCAGCGAAGCCGTGACCATCATGGAACGGCGCATGACCTGGCTCGCGACCATCGCCCAGTCCGCCACCTTCGTCGGCCTGTTCGGAACAGTGATGGGCATCGTCGACGCCTTTCACGGTCTCGGAACCGCCGGCGCAGCTACCCTGCGGGCCGTCGCTCCGGGCATCAGCGAAGCGCTCATCACCACTGCCGCCGGCCTCGTCGTCGCCATCCCCGCGCTGGTCGGCTACAACCAGCTCACCGCGCGGCTACGCGAGTTCGCAGCACGTTGCGACGACTTCGGCCGCGAGCTTCTGAACGCCATCGAAAACGCGGCTCTGCTTCCGCCGCCTGCTCCGCCGGTTCAGGAAGAGCCCCGCCGGAGGACGCTCTAA